The following coding sequences are from one Pseudonocardia sp. EC080619-01 window:
- the trpB gene encoding tryptophan synthase subunit beta gives MTDTALPPAGDTARLVDQTGPYFGRFGGRYVPEALVAALDELEQAYHAAMTDEAFQAELAELHRTYSGRPSLLTEAPRFAAHAGGARILLKREDLNHTGSHKINNVLGQALLTKRMGKSRVIAETGAGQHGVASATAAALLGLDCVVYMGEVDTERQALNVARMRMLGAEVRPVTSGTRTLKDAMNEAMRDWVTNVADTHYLIGSVAGPHPFPAMVRDFQRIIGVEARQQVQDLTGALPDLVCACVGGGSNAMGIFHAFLDDTGVELVGFEAGGDGVGTPRHASSIGGGDVGVLHGSRSYILQDEDGQTRDSHSISAGLDYPGVGPEHSWLNDLHRARYESVTDREAMDAFRLLCRTEGIIPAIESAHALAGALREAARLGEGKVVLVNLSGRGDKDVDTAAKYFDLIDEQGNAVTDGETK, from the coding sequence GTGACCGACACCGCCCTCCCCCCGGCCGGGGACACGGCGCGGCTGGTCGACCAGACCGGCCCGTACTTCGGCCGCTTCGGCGGCCGCTACGTCCCGGAGGCGCTGGTCGCCGCCCTGGACGAGCTGGAGCAGGCCTACCACGCGGCGATGACCGACGAGGCGTTCCAGGCCGAGCTCGCGGAGCTGCACCGCACCTACTCCGGCCGGCCGAGCCTGCTCACCGAGGCGCCGCGGTTCGCCGCGCACGCCGGCGGCGCGCGGATCCTGCTCAAGCGCGAGGACCTGAACCACACCGGCTCGCACAAGATCAACAATGTGCTGGGACAGGCACTGCTCACCAAGCGGATGGGCAAGTCGCGGGTGATCGCCGAGACCGGCGCGGGCCAGCACGGCGTCGCGTCGGCGACCGCGGCGGCCCTGCTCGGCCTCGACTGCGTCGTCTACATGGGCGAGGTCGACACCGAGCGGCAGGCGCTCAACGTCGCCCGCATGCGGATGCTCGGCGCCGAGGTCCGCCCCGTCACCTCGGGCACGCGCACCCTCAAGGACGCGATGAACGAGGCCATGCGCGACTGGGTCACCAACGTGGCCGACACGCACTACCTGATCGGCTCGGTCGCCGGGCCGCACCCGTTCCCGGCGATGGTCCGCGACTTCCAGCGGATCATCGGTGTCGAGGCGCGGCAGCAGGTGCAGGACCTCACCGGCGCGCTGCCGGACCTGGTGTGCGCCTGCGTCGGCGGCGGGTCCAACGCGATGGGGATCTTCCACGCGTTCCTCGACGACACCGGTGTCGAGCTGGTGGGTTTCGAGGCGGGCGGCGACGGCGTCGGCACCCCGCGGCACGCATCGTCGATCGGCGGGGGAGACGTCGGCGTCCTGCACGGGTCGCGCAGCTACATCCTGCAGGACGAGGACGGGCAGACCCGGGACTCGCACTCCATCTCGGCCGGGCTGGACTACCCCGGCGTCGGGCCGGAGCACTCCTGGCTGAACGACCTGCACCGGGCCCGCTACGAGTCGGTGACCGACCGCGAGGCCATGGACGCGTTCCGCCTGCTCTGCCGCACCGAGGGGATCATCCCGGCGATCGAGAGCGCGCACGCACTCGCGGGCGCGCTGCGCGAGGCGGCGCGGCTGGGCGAGGGCAAGGTCGTCCTGGTGAACCTGTCCGGTCGCGGCGACAAGGACGTGGACACCGCCGCGAAGTACTTCGACCTGATCGACGAGCAGGGGAACGCCGTGACCGACGGGGAGACGAAGTGA
- a CDS encoding FadR/GntR family transcriptional regulator, with protein sequence MPLVTARRGSLVDQVIAQLRSAIADGEWPVGSRIPPESELASSLEVGRNTVRESVRALAHGGLLEVRQGDGTYVRATTELSGALRTLCGSELREVLEVRRTLEVESARLAAARCTPDDLEMLRGALAERDVAVAGVAEITRRGDEPGPAELERAARADTDFHLTVVHCAGNALLAELYRGVVEAVAGSVAATMPSTVGTDDDVSHTGIVEAIADGDVERAAREAGDFLDRLIAQRRTTPGGPGPATT encoded by the coding sequence GTGCCTCTGGTCACAGCACGCCGAGGAAGCCTGGTCGACCAGGTGATCGCGCAGCTCCGCAGCGCCATCGCCGACGGCGAGTGGCCGGTCGGCAGCCGCATCCCGCCGGAGTCCGAGCTGGCGTCGTCGCTCGAGGTCGGGCGGAACACCGTCCGCGAGTCGGTCCGCGCGCTCGCGCACGGCGGCCTGCTCGAGGTCCGCCAGGGCGACGGCACCTACGTCCGCGCCACCACCGAGCTGTCCGGCGCCCTGCGCACGCTGTGCGGGTCCGAGCTGCGCGAGGTCCTGGAGGTGCGACGGACGCTCGAGGTCGAGTCCGCCCGGCTCGCCGCCGCCCGCTGCACCCCCGACGACCTGGAGATGCTGCGGGGTGCCCTCGCCGAGCGCGACGTCGCCGTCGCCGGGGTCGCCGAGATCACCCGCCGCGGTGACGAGCCCGGCCCCGCCGAGCTGGAGCGCGCCGCCCGCGCCGACACCGACTTCCACCTGACCGTCGTGCACTGCGCGGGCAACGCGCTGCTCGCCGAGCTCTACCGGGGCGTCGTCGAGGCGGTCGCCGGGAGCGTGGCCGCCACCATGCCCTCCACCGTCGGCACCGACGACGACGTCTCGCACACCGGGATCGTCGAGGCCATCGCCGACGGCGACGTGGAGCGGGCCGCCCGGGAGGCCGGCGACTTCCTGGACCGGCTGATCGCCCAGCGCCGCACCACGCCGGGTGGCCCGGGTCCGGCCACGACCTGA
- a CDS encoding 6-carboxytetrahydropterin synthase, which produces MFSITVRDHVMIAHSLRGDVFGPAQQRHGATFLVDATFRRPELDPDGIVVDIALATTQLGEVLADLNHRDLDEHPDFAGVNTTTEFLARAIADRLAERVRAGGLGPGARGLAGLVVTLHESHVAWASYERTL; this is translated from the coding sequence TTGTTCAGCATCACCGTCAGGGACCACGTCATGATCGCGCACAGCCTGCGCGGGGACGTCTTCGGACCGGCGCAGCAGCGGCACGGGGCGACCTTCCTGGTCGACGCGACGTTCCGGCGCCCCGAGCTCGACCCCGACGGGATCGTGGTCGACATCGCGCTCGCCACCACGCAGCTGGGTGAGGTGCTGGCCGACCTCAACCACCGCGACCTCGACGAGCACCCGGACTTCGCCGGCGTCAACACCACCACCGAGTTCCTGGCCCGCGCGATCGCCGACCGCCTCGCGGAGCGGGTACGGGCCGGCGGCCTCGGGCCCGGCGCGCGCGGGCTGGCCGGGCTGGTGGTGACCCTGCACGAGTCGCACGTGGCGTGGGCGAGCTACGAGCGGACCCTGTGA
- a CDS encoding APC family permease — MADATTTEAQPALKRVMGPKLLLLFIVGDILGTGIYALVGEVAQEVGGAAWLPFLVAFAVAMVTAFSYLELVTKYPAAAGAALYAHKAFGIHFLTFMVTFVVMCSGITSASTASRAFASNLNEGFGLDLGNGGIVLIALGFMALVAAVNFRGVGESVKVNVVLTLVELSGLLLVILVGVVAIAGGNADWARVIAFDTPEDKGVFLAVTSATSLAFFAMVGFEDSVNMAEECHEPRRIFPKIMITGLTITGIIYVLVAICAVALVPVGPLAASETPLVEVVRAGAPGIPADAVLPFISMFAVANSALINMLMASRLLYGMANQAVLPKPLARVHPFRRTPWVAIVFTTLISFGLITYVSLDDSSDVVSALGGTTSLLLLAVFTIVNIAVLVLRRDTVDADHFRAPPGLPVVGAITSLYLVLPFSGRDTIQYELAGLLLLLGLVLYGITVLLNRRLGVKRTTLDPAKLDG; from the coding sequence ATGGCGGACGCCACCACCACCGAGGCGCAGCCCGCGCTGAAGCGGGTCATGGGGCCCAAGCTGCTGTTGCTGTTCATCGTCGGCGACATCCTGGGTACCGGGATCTACGCCCTGGTCGGCGAGGTCGCCCAGGAGGTCGGCGGCGCGGCGTGGCTGCCGTTCCTGGTCGCCTTCGCGGTCGCGATGGTCACCGCGTTCTCCTACCTGGAACTGGTCACCAAGTACCCCGCGGCGGCCGGGGCGGCGCTGTACGCGCACAAGGCGTTCGGCATCCACTTCCTGACCTTCATGGTCACCTTCGTCGTGATGTGCTCGGGGATCACCTCGGCCTCGACGGCCTCGCGGGCGTTCGCCTCGAACCTGAACGAGGGCTTCGGCCTCGACCTGGGCAACGGCGGCATCGTGCTGATCGCGCTCGGGTTCATGGCCCTGGTCGCGGCGGTGAACTTCCGCGGCGTCGGCGAGAGCGTCAAGGTCAACGTGGTCCTGACCCTGGTCGAGCTGTCCGGGCTGCTGCTGGTGATCCTGGTCGGGGTGGTCGCCATCGCCGGCGGCAACGCCGACTGGGCCCGGGTGATCGCCTTCGACACCCCCGAGGACAAGGGCGTGTTCCTCGCGGTCACCTCGGCGACCTCGCTGGCGTTCTTCGCGATGGTCGGGTTCGAGGACTCGGTGAACATGGCCGAGGAGTGCCACGAACCACGCCGGATCTTCCCCAAGATCATGATCACCGGTCTGACGATCACCGGCATCATCTACGTGCTGGTCGCGATCTGCGCGGTCGCGCTGGTCCCCGTCGGGCCCCTGGCCGCCAGCGAGACCCCGCTGGTCGAGGTCGTGCGCGCCGGCGCCCCCGGGATCCCGGCCGACGCGGTGCTGCCCTTCATCTCGATGTTCGCGGTCGCGAACTCGGCGCTGATCAACATGCTGATGGCCTCCCGGCTGCTCTACGGCATGGCCAACCAGGCCGTGCTGCCCAAGCCCCTGGCCCGGGTGCACCCGTTCCGCCGCACCCCCTGGGTGGCGATCGTGTTCACCACGCTGATCTCGTTCGGGCTGATCACCTACGTCTCGCTCGACGACTCCTCCGACGTCGTCTCCGCACTGGGCGGCACCACCTCGCTGCTGCTGCTCGCGGTGTTCACCATCGTCAACATCGCGGTACTCGTACTGCGCCGCGACACCGTCGACGCCGACCACTTCCGCGCCCCGCCCGGCCTGCCCGTCGTCGGCGCGATCACCAGCCTCTACCTGGTACTGCCGTTCTCCGGGCGCGACACCATCCAGTACGAGCTCGCCGGGCTGCTGCTCCTGCTCGGCCTGGTCCTCTACGGCATCACCGTCCTGCTCAACCGCCGCCTCGGCGTGAAGCGCACGACCCT
- the trpA gene encoding tryptophan synthase subunit alpha: MSVAQRIEAVRAEGRAALVGYLPVGFPSVDGSVEAMRAMVEGGVDVVEVGLPYSDPLMDGPVIQRATQQALDNGARSRDAFTAVRGVADAGAPAVVMTYWNLIDRYGVERFAAELAAAGGSGLITPDLLPDDAEEWLAASERHDLDRIFLVAQTTTPERMRLTVGASRGFLYAASLMGVTGVRSIGAEARELVGRAREVATLPVCVGLGVRTAEHAAEVASYADGVIVGTAFVQALESGGPSAVRDLAQELSEGIRSATPVSA; this comes from the coding sequence GTGAGCGTCGCGCAGCGGATCGAGGCGGTCCGTGCGGAGGGCCGCGCCGCGCTGGTCGGCTACCTGCCGGTCGGGTTCCCGAGCGTCGACGGCTCCGTCGAGGCGATGCGGGCGATGGTCGAGGGCGGCGTCGACGTCGTCGAGGTCGGCCTGCCGTACTCGGACCCGCTGATGGACGGCCCGGTCATCCAGCGCGCCACACAGCAGGCGCTGGACAACGGCGCCCGCTCTCGGGACGCGTTCACCGCCGTCCGCGGGGTCGCCGACGCCGGGGCGCCCGCGGTCGTCATGACCTACTGGAACCTGATCGACCGCTACGGCGTCGAGCGGTTCGCCGCCGAGCTCGCCGCGGCCGGCGGCTCCGGTCTGATCACCCCGGACCTGCTGCCCGACGACGCCGAGGAGTGGCTCGCCGCGTCGGAGCGCCACGACCTCGACCGGATCTTCCTGGTCGCGCAGACGACCACGCCGGAGCGCATGCGCCTCACCGTCGGGGCCAGCCGCGGGTTCCTCTACGCGGCGTCGCTGATGGGCGTCACCGGCGTCCGCTCGATCGGTGCCGAGGCCCGCGAGCTGGTCGGCCGGGCCCGCGAGGTCGCGACCCTGCCGGTGTGCGTCGGGCTCGGGGTGCGGACCGCCGAGCACGCCGCCGAGGTCGCCTCCTACGCCGACGGCGTCATCGTCGGGACGGCGTTCGTGCAGGCACTCGAGTCGGGCGGGCCGTCCGCGGTGCGCGACCTGGCGCAGGAGCTGTCCGAGGGGATCCGCTCGGCGACGCCGGTGAGCGCCTAG
- a CDS encoding glycosyltransferase family 4 protein, which produces MTEPDPRRTVHVVVPATVDDPRSPSGGNVYDRRMCTGLAALGRPVRELAGAGHPDPDRAALDALDDLLAGVPDDALVLLDGLVACGAPAVLARHAGRITAVVLVHLPLGDEHGVPPDVSEDRRRRERAALHHAAAVVTTSPWTARRVAELHDLPADRVHVVPPGADPAPVTAPQEPGTRLLAVGALTPTKGHDLLVEALARLAGTDWTLRLVGPLDRDPAHTAAVRDAVERHGLAGRVSLDGPRTGAELDAAYAIADLLVLPSRTESYGMVVTEALARAVPVLATATGGVPETLGGTGDDRPGLLVAPGDTGALADGLRTWLGRGDVRAAARAAARRRRERLDDWPSAARRLDRVLV; this is translated from the coding sequence GTGACCGAGCCGGACCCCCGGCGGACGGTGCACGTGGTCGTCCCGGCCACGGTCGACGATCCCCGCTCACCCAGCGGCGGCAACGTGTACGACCGCCGGATGTGCACCGGGCTGGCCGCGCTCGGGCGCCCGGTGCGCGAGCTCGCCGGTGCCGGCCACCCGGATCCGGACCGGGCCGCGCTCGACGCGCTCGACGACCTGCTCGCCGGTGTCCCGGACGACGCACTCGTGCTGCTCGACGGGCTCGTGGCCTGCGGCGCACCGGCCGTCCTCGCCCGGCACGCCGGCCGGATCACCGCGGTCGTGCTCGTGCACCTGCCGCTCGGTGACGAGCACGGGGTGCCCCCGGACGTGTCCGAGGACCGGCGGCGGCGCGAGCGCGCCGCCCTGCACCACGCCGCCGCGGTGGTGACCACGAGCCCCTGGACGGCGCGGCGCGTCGCCGAGCTGCACGACCTGCCCGCGGACCGGGTGCACGTCGTTCCCCCGGGCGCCGACCCGGCGCCCGTCACCGCGCCGCAGGAGCCGGGGACCCGGCTGCTCGCCGTCGGCGCGCTCACCCCGACCAAGGGCCACGACCTGCTGGTGGAGGCACTGGCCCGGCTCGCAGGCACGGACTGGACGCTCCGGCTGGTCGGCCCGCTCGACCGGGATCCGGCGCACACCGCCGCCGTGCGGGACGCCGTCGAACGGCACGGTCTCGCCGGCCGGGTGAGCCTCGACGGGCCGCGCACCGGCGCGGAGCTCGACGCCGCCTATGCGATCGCCGACCTGCTCGTCCTCCCGTCCCGGACCGAGTCCTACGGGATGGTCGTGACCGAGGCGCTGGCCCGGGCGGTGCCGGTGCTGGCGACCGCGACCGGTGGGGTGCCGGAGACACTGGGCGGCACCGGCGACGACCGGCCCGGCCTGCTCGTCGCACCCGGTGACACCGGCGCGCTCGCCGACGGCCTCCGCACCTGGCTCGGCCGCGGCGACGTCCGCGCCGCCGCGCGCGCTGCCGCCCGGCGCCGCCGGGAGCGGCTCGACGACTGGCCGTCCGCGGCC
- a CDS encoding MFS transporter, which produces MSIAEHETRAEETIATGSSERVDRSRRAALVGSPLLVVGVALAASNLRPAVTSMASVLGEVRDDLGASAAWTSVLTAVPTICFGLAAIAAPWLGRRFGMARAIGIALAVLTAGLVLRIVDGPWVVLGGTFVAAAGIAIGNVLIPVVVKESFPHAVGRVTGVYTAALAAGGGIGAAFTPPLEPFLGGWRGAIGAWALLSAAALVVWLSGARHGSAAEVTARSAEPRRSMLRRPLAWAVTAFFGLQACVAYVAMGWLSELFVSEGISRTDAGLMLALINLIGIPLSFIVPPIALNRPSQSWWIVGLACCSLAAVAGLAVAPAAAPWLWTVLLGTGMAVFPLGLGVIALRTRDASETTDLSAMAQGVGYLIGATGPFLFGMLHGVTGTWTASLVLLGAVIVVEMVVGWIAGRPRFV; this is translated from the coding sequence GTGAGCATTGCTGAGCACGAGACCCGCGCGGAGGAGACCATCGCCACCGGATCGAGCGAGCGAGTGGACCGGTCCCGCCGGGCCGCGCTCGTCGGGTCCCCGCTGCTCGTCGTCGGTGTGGCGCTCGCCGCGTCGAACCTGCGTCCCGCCGTCACCAGCATGGCGTCGGTGCTCGGCGAGGTCCGCGACGACCTCGGCGCCTCGGCCGCGTGGACGAGTGTGCTCACCGCCGTCCCCACGATCTGTTTCGGGCTGGCCGCGATCGCCGCGCCGTGGCTCGGGCGCCGGTTCGGTATGGCCCGGGCGATCGGGATCGCCCTCGCGGTGCTCACCGCCGGGCTGGTGCTCCGGATCGTCGACGGGCCCTGGGTGGTGCTCGGCGGCACGTTCGTCGCCGCTGCCGGGATCGCGATCGGCAACGTGCTCATCCCGGTCGTGGTCAAGGAGTCGTTCCCGCACGCGGTCGGCCGGGTGACCGGCGTCTACACCGCCGCCCTCGCGGCGGGTGGCGGGATCGGCGCCGCCTTCACCCCGCCGCTGGAGCCGTTCCTCGGCGGCTGGCGCGGTGCGATCGGTGCCTGGGCGCTGCTGTCGGCCGCAGCGCTGGTCGTCTGGCTCTCCGGCGCCCGGCACGGGAGCGCCGCCGAGGTGACGGCCCGCTCGGCCGAGCCGCGCCGCTCGATGCTGCGCCGGCCGCTGGCCTGGGCGGTCACCGCGTTCTTCGGGCTGCAGGCCTGCGTCGCCTACGTCGCGATGGGCTGGCTGTCCGAGCTGTTCGTGTCCGAGGGGATCTCCCGCACCGACGCCGGCCTGATGCTCGCGCTGATCAACCTCATCGGGATCCCGCTGAGCTTCATCGTGCCGCCGATCGCGCTGAACCGGCCCTCCCAGTCCTGGTGGATCGTCGGCCTCGCGTGCTGCTCGCTCGCGGCCGTCGCCGGCCTCGCCGTCGCGCCCGCGGCGGCGCCGTGGCTGTGGACGGTGCTGCTCGGCACCGGCATGGCGGTCTTCCCGCTGGGCCTCGGCGTGATCGCGCTGCGCACCCGGGACGCGTCCGAGACGACCGACCTGTCCGCGATGGCGCAGGGCGTCGGCTACCTGATCGGGGCCACCGGGCCGTTCCTGTTCGGGATGCTGCACGGGGTGACCGGGACCTGGACCGCGTCGCTGGTCCTGCTCGGTGCGGTGATCGTCGTCGAGATGGTCGTCGGGTGGATCGCGGGGCGTCCGCGCTTCGTCTGA